The following coding sequences are from one Candidatus Nitrosopumilus sp. SW window:
- a CDS encoding tRNA(Ile)(2)-agmatinylcytidine synthase: MSELIKDNMVKKTVLNIGFDDTDSPKGMCTTFLAYKVVDLLKKQKTEFLDFPRLVRFNPNIPWKTRGNGAVSIRIKTSNPSKIKNQIKNLVSKYSDTKNGANPGLVFFESESIPSEFTKFSDLALWQLINRKNAKQFVKKNNLEYFYKGNGQGLIGAIGAIGYDFQDHTLELLSYRKKQKFGKERKISIKSVKEMQEKTYPYTFNSFDTKKGRVLIAPHGPDPVFFGVRGENVDALVSATRILKSEEKLDGYMIFKSNQGTGDHLKNELTFETMKPYASGKLIGVVSNSPKIVKGGHVFFKILSNNNEFWCAVYKPTGMSTIASNLIKGDKISVGGGVRKASKNFPRIINLEFIEVISLEKQSKKSNPICKKCSKKMKSKGKEQGFQCVRCGKKSSKKMAETITRKINKQLYLPKISAHRHLTRPQQRHGIINKSNNFKNSLSWFCVYQNK, encoded by the coding sequence ATGTCTGAATTAATTAAAGACAATATGGTAAAAAAAACTGTTCTAAACATTGGATTTGATGATACTGATTCTCCAAAAGGAATGTGTACTACTTTTTTAGCATACAAAGTAGTTGATTTACTAAAAAAACAGAAAACAGAGTTTCTTGATTTTCCAAGATTAGTTCGATTTAATCCAAACATTCCATGGAAAACACGTGGAAATGGTGCAGTTTCAATTAGAATCAAGACTAGTAATCCATCAAAAATCAAAAATCAAATCAAAAATCTTGTTTCAAAATACTCTGATACAAAAAATGGTGCCAATCCTGGATTAGTTTTTTTTGAAAGTGAATCCATTCCTTCTGAATTTACAAAGTTTAGTGATTTAGCTTTATGGCAATTGATTAATCGAAAAAATGCAAAACAATTTGTTAAAAAAAACAATCTAGAATATTTCTACAAAGGAAATGGTCAAGGACTTATTGGTGCGATTGGTGCAATAGGATATGATTTTCAAGATCATACTCTGGAATTATTGAGTTATCGTAAAAAACAAAAATTTGGAAAAGAAAGAAAAATTTCAATAAAAAGTGTTAAGGAAATGCAAGAAAAAACATATCCTTACACTTTCAATAGTTTTGATACAAAAAAAGGACGAGTTTTAATTGCTCCTCATGGTCCGGATCCTGTATTTTTTGGTGTTCGTGGCGAAAATGTTGATGCATTGGTTTCTGCTACTAGAATTCTAAAAAGTGAAGAAAAATTAGATGGTTACATGATCTTCAAATCTAATCAAGGAACTGGTGATCATTTGAAAAATGAACTTACTTTTGAAACCATGAAACCATATGCTTCTGGGAAATTAATTGGTGTAGTGTCAAATTCTCCTAAAATTGTAAAAGGAGGACATGTCTTTTTCAAGATTCTTTCAAATAACAATGAATTTTGGTGTGCTGTTTACAAACCAACAGGAATGTCTACCATAGCTTCAAACTTGATCAAAGGCGATAAAATATCTGTGGGTGGAGGAGTTAGAAAGGCTTCTAAAAATTTCCCTCGAATAATTAATCTTGAATTCATTGAGGTCATTTCTCTTGAAAAACAAAGCAAAAAATCAAATCCAATTTGTAAAAAATGTAGTAAAAAAATGAAATCTAAGGGCAAGGAACAAGGATTTCAATGTGTTCGTTGTGGTAAAAAATCATCAAAAAAAATGGCTGAAACAATTACTAGAAAAATAAACAAACAATTGTATTTACCAAAAATTTCTGCTCATAGGCATCTTACACGCCCTCAACAAAGACATGGCATTATCAACAAATCAAATAATTTCAAAAACTCACTATCTTGGTTTTGTGTTTATCAAAATAAGTAG